From a region of the Sesamum indicum cultivar Zhongzhi No. 13 linkage group LG3, S_indicum_v1.0, whole genome shotgun sequence genome:
- the LOC105156808 gene encoding pentatricopeptide repeat-containing protein At3g06430, chloroplastic encodes MAAALQLSLSSSFLASPLPSSTLRPTASRPLRRLLISSATAPSSSSSTTLNLPKKKHWKVGEYPGVSEASITHFSSNNKNRTPIKNIKKKLDKKNNAKAWANTVTEALSDAIDKKQWLRALQVFEMLKAQPFYQPKEGTYMKLLVLLGRCGQPGQACQLFDEMLEEGLEPTAELYTALVAACCRSNLIDKAFAILEQMKSLPLCQPDVYTYSILIKACVDASRFELVDSLYDEMAERLITPNTVTQNIVLSGYGKAGKYEEMEKVLSRMLESTTSKPDVWTMNTIISLFGNEGQIEMMERWYEKFRNYGIEPETRTFNILIGAYGKKRMYDKMSSVMEYMRRLSFPWTTSTYNNVIEAFSDAGDAKHMEYTFDQMRAEGMKADTKTFCCLIRGYANAGLFHKVISSVQLAGRLEIPENTSFFNAVIYACSRAEDIMEMERVFKRMKDKLCQPDCTTYSMMMDAYRKEGMSDKVYDLEQEMQMMTGKTCKEYHDVETDAAPDGEKVLLI; translated from the exons ATGGCGGCCGCCTTACAACTCTCCCTTTCCTCCTCTTTCCTCGCATCCCCTCTCCCCTCCTCCACCCTCAGACCCACCGCCAGTCGCCCACTCCGCAGACTCCTTATCTCCTCCGCTACCGCtccttcatcatcatcatcaacaacaTTGAATTTGCCCAAGAAAAAGCACTGGAAAGTAGGGGAATACCCTGGTGTCTCTGAAGCCTCCATCACACATTTCTCCAGCAATAACAAGAATAGAACCCCCATTAAGAATATCAAGAAAAAGCTGGACAAGAAGAATAATGCCAAAGCATGGGCTAATACAGTCACCGAAGCTCTCTCTGACGCCATTGACAAAAAGCAATGGCTCCGTGCCCTTCAG gTGTTTGAGATGCTAAAGGCGCAACCTTTTTACCAACCAAAAGAAGGGACATATATGAAGCTCCTTGTTCTTCTTGGGAGATGTGGACAACCTGGGCAAGCCTGTCAGCTCTTTGATGAAATGCTTGAAGAAGGACTGGAACCAACAGCGGAACTCTACACAGCTTTGGTTGCTGCGTGTTGCAGGAGCAATCTGATTGATAAAGCTTTTGCCATTCTTGAACAAATGAAGTCTCTTCCTCTTTGCCAGCCTGATGTCTACACCTACAGTATACTGATTAAAGCATGTGTTGATGCTTCTCGTTTTGAACTAGTTGACTCTCTTTATGATGAAATGGCCGAACGATTAATTACCCCAAACACTGTAACTCAAAATATAGTGTTGAGTGGTTATGGGAAGGCAGGAAAATATGAGGAGATGGAGAAGGTTCTTTCCAGGATGCTTGAGAGTACGACAAGCAAACCTGATGTATGGACTATGAATACCATTATTAGCTTGTTTGGTAACGAGGGTCAGATTGAAATGATGGAAAGGTGGTATGAAAAATTTCGGAATTATGGAATAGAGCCAGAAACTCGCACTTTTAACATTTTGATTGGTGCTTATGGGAAGAAAAGGATGTATGATAAGATGTCATCTGTGATGGAGTACATGCGTAGACTTTCATTTCCCTGGACAACCTCAACCTACAACAATGTAATTGAGGCATTTTCGGATGCTGGTGATGCGAAACACATGGAATACACATTTGATCAGATGCGTGCTGAAGGCATGAAGGCGGACACCAAGACCTTCTGCTGTCTTATCAGAGGTTACGCCAATGCTGGCCTCTTTCATAAAGTGATCAGCAGTGTTCAGTTGGCTGGAAGATTGGAGATACCAGAGAATACGTCGTTCTTTAATGCAGTCATATATGCTTGCTCAAGGGCAGAAGATATAATGGAGATGGAAAGAGTTTTCAAGAGAATGAAAGATAAGCTATGCCAACCAGATTGTACGACTTACTCTATGATGATGGATGCATACAGGAAGGAAGGTATGAGTGACAAGGTCTATGATTTGGAGCAAGAAATGCAGATGATGACTGGTAAGACTTGCAAAGAATACCATGATGTTGAAACAGACGCTGCTCCTGACGGCGAGAAAGTGCTGTTAATCTGA